Proteins from a genomic interval of Paenibacillus sp. RC334:
- a CDS encoding ABC transporter permease subunit, which yields MKGNVYFRRYWQLYALLVLPLAYFIVFKYGPMWGVQIAFKDFNFFQGITGSEWIGFDAFREVFRMDDFYRTLRNTIVLNLLDLLVSFPAPLVLAILLYEMKVVWFKKLSQTILYIPHFISWVIIGGIVYQVFGTQSGMINNVLTSLGFQAIPFLTDKNDWVITYLLTGVWQSAGWGTILYLAALTGINRELFEAAEVDGAGRMKRIWHITIPGMKTTIATLLIINLGNMITIGFDRPYVIGNVAVRDYSDVLSTFVYRIGMESGQYTLATVVGLFQAVVGLIFVLGANYASKKLTDESIM from the coding sequence ATGAAAGGGAACGTTTACTTCCGCAGATATTGGCAATTATACGCGTTGCTTGTGCTGCCTTTGGCCTACTTCATTGTGTTCAAATATGGCCCGATGTGGGGCGTGCAGATTGCATTTAAGGATTTCAACTTTTTCCAGGGAATTACGGGAAGTGAATGGATCGGATTCGACGCGTTTCGGGAAGTGTTCCGCATGGACGATTTCTATAGAACACTGCGCAATACCATCGTGCTGAATTTGCTTGATCTGCTGGTATCTTTTCCGGCACCCTTGGTCCTGGCGATTTTACTCTATGAAATGAAAGTAGTTTGGTTTAAAAAGCTTTCGCAAACGATTTTGTATATTCCCCATTTTATCTCTTGGGTAATTATCGGCGGGATTGTGTACCAAGTATTTGGTACGCAGTCCGGCATGATTAACAATGTGCTGACCTCGCTCGGGTTTCAGGCGATTCCATTTTTGACGGATAAAAATGACTGGGTGATCACGTATCTGCTTACAGGTGTGTGGCAAAGTGCAGGCTGGGGAACGATTTTGTACCTGGCTGCCTTGACTGGAATTAACCGGGAGTTGTTCGAGGCCGCTGAGGTAGATGGCGCAGGGCGTATGAAACGAATTTGGCATATTACCATCCCGGGTATGAAAACGACGATTGCTACGCTGCTCATCATTAATCTGGGCAATATGATCACCATTGGCTTTGATCGTCCTTATGTGATTGGCAACGTGGCGGTTCGGGATTATTCCGATGTGCTAAGTACGTTTGTATACCGCATCGGGATGGAGTCTGGGCAATACACACTGGCAACGGTGGTTGGTTTGTTCCAAGCCGTGGTGGGCCTGATCTTCGTACTGGGTGCGAACTATGCTTCCAAGAAGCTGACGGATGAAAGTATTATGTAA
- a CDS encoding carbohydrate ABC transporter permease, with amino-acid sequence MSERTANRTFDIVTTLLVAVAVLLCLAPFIHILSISFSSNRAITSGEVTLFPVEFNLKAYGKVFSDMSMIRSLGFTVMLTVITTVLSMLMTVIAAYPLTKKNLKGRKTIMFMIVVTMFFSGGIIPEYILVRDLHLLNNIGSLILPGLISPFYLIILISFFNGIPESLGEAAEIDGSSQFGTLIRIVLPLSLPVLATLSLFYGVGRWNGFQDTLMYIQNPDLFPLQLKLYQMIQNNMVSELSRLEGASGARITPEGLKAASVIFATVPILLVYPWLQRYFVSGVMLGAVKG; translated from the coding sequence ATGAGTGAACGTACTGCGAACCGCACCTTTGATATTGTAACCACCCTATTGGTGGCTGTGGCTGTACTGCTGTGTTTGGCCCCGTTTATTCATATTTTGTCTATTTCCTTCAGCTCAAACCGGGCTATTACGTCCGGGGAGGTTACCCTGTTTCCGGTTGAGTTCAATTTGAAGGCGTATGGAAAAGTTTTCTCCGACATGAGCATGATTCGTTCGCTCGGGTTTACGGTCATGCTGACCGTGATCACGACGGTGCTGAGTATGCTGATGACGGTGATAGCTGCATACCCATTAACGAAGAAAAATTTAAAGGGCCGCAAAACGATCATGTTCATGATTGTAGTCACGATGTTTTTCAGTGGCGGTATCATTCCAGAATACATTCTGGTGCGCGATCTGCATTTGCTGAATAATATAGGGTCCCTTATTTTACCAGGTCTGATCAGTCCGTTTTATCTGATTATTCTGATTTCATTCTTTAACGGGATTCCAGAGAGCTTGGGAGAAGCGGCAGAGATTGACGGCAGCAGCCAATTCGGCACTTTGATTCGGATTGTGCTTCCGCTGTCCCTGCCCGTCCTGGCGACATTAAGTCTGTTTTATGGTGTGGGGCGCTGGAATGGGTTTCAAGATACGCTGATGTATATTCAAAACCCGGATTTGTTCCCGTTGCAGCTCAAGCTGTATCAAATGATTCAAAATAACATGGTGTCCGAGCTGTCGAGGCTGGAAGGAGCGAGCGGCGCGAGAATTACACCTGAAGGGCTGAAGGCGGCGAGTGTCATTTTCGCAACGGTTCCGATCCTGCTTGTTTATCCATGGCTGCAAAGATATTTTGTCAGCGGCGTGATGCTTGGAGCGGTGAAAGGATGA
- a CDS encoding TIM barrel protein, with product MMTMKAKGEYSFSTCWNLKRHTVGQELVEEIRELGFGRVELNYNITREMLTTIEPMIERGEIGISSVHNTFPYTPDPDYGTDSVLLGFDDETKRKRAIELLVQSAEYAHRYGAKAVVVHPGEVPFPYDISGELEVIYREQGRDSAAYQALWAQMLERRNALSGHYVQRIRDSLEEVCDRIASKGYDVAIGIETRSRCYQMPTLQEAKTIIDDLKGAPVYLWYDIGHGIIMDRMGLYDNAKEANEMIDYILGVHIHETIGLSDHWCPYIHSGDLEFFDRFVNIIRQAPIKVYELKAACQPEDIERSHELLTSKIAKLQTQG from the coding sequence ATGATGACGATGAAGGCGAAGGGGGAATACTCCTTTTCCACCTGTTGGAATTTAAAAAGGCATACTGTCGGCCAGGAGCTTGTGGAGGAAATCCGCGAGCTGGGCTTTGGCAGGGTGGAGCTGAATTATAACATTACCCGGGAAATGCTGACGACGATTGAGCCTATGATTGAGCGGGGAGAAATCGGAATATCTAGTGTGCATAATACGTTTCCATATACGCCTGACCCGGATTACGGTACGGATTCCGTTCTGCTCGGATTTGATGATGAGACGAAGCGAAAACGCGCAATAGAGCTGCTGGTACAATCTGCGGAATATGCGCATCGTTATGGTGCAAAGGCGGTGGTTGTACATCCCGGAGAGGTTCCGTTTCCTTACGATATCAGCGGTGAGCTGGAAGTGATTTACCGTGAGCAGGGCAGGGATTCGGCTGCTTATCAGGCGCTGTGGGCACAAATGCTGGAGCGGCGGAATGCGCTGAGCGGGCATTATGTACAGCGTATCCGCGACAGTCTGGAAGAGGTGTGTGACCGTATCGCCTCCAAGGGCTATGATGTAGCAATTGGTATCGAAACGCGTTCACGCTGTTATCAGATGCCTACCTTACAGGAGGCCAAGACGATCATAGACGATTTGAAGGGCGCCCCTGTATATCTGTGGTATGACATTGGACACGGCATAATTATGGACCGAATGGGGCTGTACGATAATGCCAAGGAAGCCAATGAAATGATCGACTATATTCTCGGTGTCCATATTCATGAAACGATAGGGTTATCCGATCACTGGTGCCCTTATATTCATAGTGGTGATCTGGAGTTCTTTGATCGTTTTGTGAATATTATCCGGCAAGCCCCAATTAAGGTCTATGAGCTGAAAGCAGCTTGTCAGCCGGAGGATATTGAACGGAGCCATGAGTTGCTGACAAGCAAGATAGCGAAACTTCAGACGCAAGGATGA
- a CDS encoding DUF1361 domain-containing protein, whose product MYARLRSLNYPIKGYVFIVLAVCSVISTLWIINVRLPSGGRPYLFIWWNMMLAWIPMLLTLLLDVIYSSWRRGTRTFLLWITGAVWLFFYPNTPYLITDLLHVFARYPFLGEQRFWGEPYFWNHVLGMLLVAVLGLTMGFISLESVRQLVRRARGGFVSWLFVLAVLLLSSLGIYIGRFFRGNTWDIISAPSQLYVQVSSIWADTLQRTHFVEFSGMVFAILFISYVSTMCVVWIGYSRRDEWRN is encoded by the coding sequence ATGTATGCCCGTTTAAGATCGTTAAATTATCCTATAAAAGGGTATGTTTTTATCGTATTAGCTGTATGCTCAGTGATCAGCACCTTGTGGATCATTAACGTGCGGCTGCCCTCGGGAGGCCGCCCTTATCTTTTTATTTGGTGGAATATGATGCTGGCCTGGATCCCGATGCTTTTAACGCTGCTGCTTGATGTGATTTATAGTTCCTGGCGGCGGGGAACGAGAACATTTTTGCTCTGGATAACGGGAGCGGTATGGCTCTTTTTTTATCCCAACACACCGTATTTAATCACAGATTTGCTGCATGTATTCGCCCGATATCCATTTCTGGGGGAGCAACGCTTCTGGGGAGAGCCTTATTTCTGGAATCATGTACTGGGCATGCTGTTGGTCGCTGTCCTTGGACTTACGATGGGATTTATATCTCTAGAATCTGTACGACAGCTGGTACGACGTGCACGTGGCGGGTTTGTAAGCTGGCTGTTTGTGCTGGCGGTATTGCTGCTCAGCAGCTTGGGCATTTATATTGGCCGTTTCTTTCGGGGAAATACGTGGGATATTATTTCTGCGCCTTCCCAGCTGTATGTGCAGGTGTCCTCCATATGGGCAGATACCCTACAGCGTACTCATTTTGTGGAGTTTAGCGGGATGGTATTTGCTATTTTGTTCATTAGCTATGTATCCACGATGTGCGTGGTTTGGATCGGATACAGCCGTCGGGATGAATGGCGTAACTAA
- a CDS encoding YwbE family protein codes for MNGQNRSDIRAGLQVDIVLKKDQPTGKLTRGTVKDILTNSSRHPHGIKVRLADGQVGRVKHIVTNEG; via the coding sequence ATGAACGGACAGAACCGATCAGATATTCGCGCAGGGCTTCAGGTAGATATTGTGCTTAAAAAAGATCAGCCTACCGGAAAGCTGACACGAGGAACGGTGAAGGATATTTTGACCAATTCTTCGCGTCATCCGCATGGAATCAAAGTGCGTTTGGCAGACGGACAGGTTGGGCGTGTCAAGCATATCGTAACGAATGAAGGATAG
- a CDS encoding DUF2238 domain-containing protein, translated as MKQATARSKHDRYPLVLLVLLVLALIWSFIHPADHFTWVLEVLPAILGAGLLVAVYRQFRFTNLVYTLIWLHALILIVGGHYTYAEVPLFNWIRDTFGLERNYYDRLGHFAQGFVPALIVREVLLRKTTLGSGGWLTFLTVSVCLAISAAYELIEFAVAKATGTAAEAFLGTQGDIWDTQWDMLLALIGALTAVILLSGVHNKLLKQLRY; from the coding sequence ATGAAACAGGCAACGGCAAGGTCGAAACATGATCGCTACCCGCTTGTTTTGCTTGTATTACTGGTGCTTGCTCTCATCTGGTCCTTTATCCATCCGGCGGATCATTTTACTTGGGTACTGGAAGTTCTTCCGGCGATTTTGGGAGCTGGACTGCTGGTGGCTGTTTACCGCCAATTCCGGTTCACGAATCTGGTGTATACTCTGATATGGCTGCATGCGCTGATTTTGATTGTCGGCGGGCATTATACCTATGCGGAAGTGCCCCTGTTTAACTGGATACGGGATACATTCGGGCTGGAGCGTAATTATTACGACCGACTTGGGCACTTTGCGCAAGGCTTTGTGCCTGCGCTTATTGTCAGAGAAGTGCTGCTGCGTAAAACGACCTTGGGAAGCGGAGGCTGGCTGACCTTTCTCACGGTTAGTGTGTGCCTTGCGATTAGTGCTGCGTATGAGCTGATTGAGTTTGCCGTAGCCAAGGCGACTGGAACGGCCGCAGAAGCCTTTTTGGGAACCCAAGGGGATATATGGGATACCCAATGGGATATGCTTCTCGCTTTGATCGGCGCTCTGACAGCCGTGATTCTATTGAGCGGAGTACATAACAAGCTGCTGAAACAGCTAAGATATTAA
- a CDS encoding glycosyltransferase family 1 protein: MLRVALFTDTYAPDVNGAALTLERWIGYLEKHGVSTLVFAPEADHRLPSGPGVERLRSIPFLLYRECRLAIPNAKQINDRLSAFSPHLIHVATPFNLGLYGTSYAAKHHVPLVASYHTHFDKYLEYYKLRWLEPALWKYMLWFHRHCERVYVPSGSTMELLHNKGMSQLEIWGRGIDTHRFQPKVDRHAVWRKWGVRADAFVILYVGRLAPEKGIDTLLDAYLQLPDDVRAESVLVIAGDGPLYKVKTAADMGVPEHAVHWLGFVKGQELAGLYAAADVFLFPSTTETFGNVVLEAMASGTPVVGADEGGVKDNLIHGKTGLLCPAGDAASFAEAVHLLYKDRPLRDSMSVAGRAYSVEQTWDRIFERLLDSYMGAATLHLDSRPMTHM; encoded by the coding sequence ATGCTTCGAGTCGCTTTATTTACGGACACGTATGCGCCTGACGTAAATGGCGCTGCCCTGACACTGGAACGATGGATTGGCTATCTGGAGAAACATGGGGTATCTACGCTCGTCTTCGCACCGGAGGCAGACCACCGTCTGCCCTCCGGACCGGGTGTAGAACGGCTTCGGAGCATTCCTTTTTTGTTGTACCGGGAATGCAGGCTTGCGATCCCCAACGCCAAACAGATCAACGACCGTTTGTCCGCCTTTTCCCCGCACCTGATTCATGTCGCTACCCCATTTAACCTTGGCCTGTACGGAACAAGCTACGCAGCCAAACACCATGTTCCGCTCGTCGCCTCATATCATACCCACTTTGATAAATACCTCGAATATTACAAGCTTCGCTGGCTTGAACCTGCCTTGTGGAAATACATGCTCTGGTTTCACAGACATTGTGAAAGGGTGTATGTACCCTCTGGGTCAACCATGGAGTTATTGCACAATAAAGGAATGAGTCAACTCGAAATCTGGGGCAGGGGCATTGATACCCATCGCTTCCAACCTAAAGTGGATCGTCACGCAGTATGGAGAAAATGGGGCGTTCGTGCAGACGCATTCGTTATTTTATATGTCGGCAGACTTGCACCAGAAAAGGGAATAGACACCTTACTGGATGCTTACCTCCAGTTGCCGGACGATGTCCGGGCAGAATCTGTGCTGGTCATTGCAGGAGACGGTCCACTGTACAAGGTCAAAACAGCGGCAGACATGGGGGTGCCAGAGCATGCAGTCCATTGGCTTGGCTTTGTGAAAGGGCAGGAATTAGCGGGGCTATACGCCGCAGCGGATGTATTCCTGTTCCCCTCCACTACGGAAACATTCGGCAACGTCGTGCTGGAAGCCATGGCGAGCGGAACACCCGTGGTCGGTGCCGATGAAGGCGGGGTAAAGGATAATCTCATTCATGGGAAAACGGGCTTGTTGTGTCCTGCCGGAGATGCCGCTTCCTTTGCCGAAGCTGTGCACCTGTTGTACAAAGACAGACCACTTCGTGATTCTATGTCCGTGGCGGGTAGAGCCTACAGCGTGGAACAGACATGGGACCGCATTTTCGAACGACTGCTGGACAGCTACATGGGTGCCGCAACCCTGCATCTCGACAGCCGCCCTATGACGCATATGTAG
- a CDS encoding aromatic acid exporter family protein, producing the protein MALAFGARVLKTGIAVTLALFLSMLLNTHSPVGAAIAAIFAMQPSIYRSWRYFLDQLQTSTLGAIMALLGGMVFSNEPIAVGLVCVLVLMICLKLNMADTVGLTLVTVVSVMEASDDWKFAVTRFVLTLIGIVSAFVINITVFPPKPKRQFINQIQSVFNTMSLLLRTAISDEIKESVFKEEKGNLEGAIKSLSDKYHLFEEEQKKLKRSRFSQTRQMVVYKQMLGSLHKGYEVLDAVERHYFQSVRPKGTDAFFDGHLELLIRFHEHALLKFEDKLKPNEDESEMFQQANGEFMKHAITRFDHCQEGMLRLSIVAAAMYDYGHQLERLSRLAEHIHPVEESK; encoded by the coding sequence ATGGCTTTGGCTTTTGGAGCACGGGTGTTAAAAACGGGAATCGCAGTGACGCTCGCCCTTTTTCTGAGCATGCTTTTGAACACCCATTCGCCTGTGGGGGCAGCGATAGCCGCTATTTTTGCCATGCAACCGTCAATATACAGGTCGTGGCGTTATTTTCTGGATCAACTCCAAACAAGCACACTAGGTGCAATCATGGCTTTGCTGGGCGGAATGGTATTTTCGAATGAGCCTATTGCGGTTGGTTTGGTATGTGTGCTGGTACTTATGATATGTCTGAAATTAAATATGGCTGATACGGTAGGACTAACACTGGTAACCGTTGTTTCTGTCATGGAAGCCTCGGATGACTGGAAATTTGCGGTGACCCGTTTTGTGCTTACTTTAATCGGGATTGTTTCTGCTTTTGTTATTAATATTACGGTGTTTCCTCCGAAACCGAAAAGACAGTTTATCAATCAGATTCAAAGTGTATTTAACACTATGTCCTTGCTGCTGCGCACCGCCATTTCCGATGAGATTAAGGAGTCTGTCTTTAAAGAGGAAAAAGGCAATCTGGAGGGAGCCATAAAATCGCTATCGGATAAATATCATTTGTTCGAGGAAGAGCAGAAGAAGCTCAAGCGCTCCCGGTTCAGTCAGACGAGACAGATGGTGGTATACAAGCAAATGCTCGGAAGTTTGCACAAAGGATATGAGGTACTGGACGCGGTGGAAAGGCACTACTTCCAGTCTGTGCGACCGAAGGGAACGGATGCGTTTTTTGATGGTCATCTGGAACTGCTGATTCGGTTCCATGAACATGCGCTGCTGAAGTTTGAAGATAAGCTGAAACCGAACGAGGACGAAAGCGAAATGTTCCAGCAGGCGAACGGTGAGTTTATGAAGCATGCGATTACCCGTTTTGACCACTGTCAGGAGGGGATGCTGAGACTCTCGATTGTGGCTGCTGCGATGTATGACTATGGTCATCAACTGGAGCGGTTGAGCAGACTGGCGGAACATATTCATCCTGTGGAAGAGAGCAAGTAG
- the helD gene encoding RNA polymerase recycling motor HelD, translating to MPVATEQQWNEEQRRVEDVTAVISGRIRKLETEVGSVRGDVVDMRKDFWDEVTINFSEADDVGETSTSLRQQSEILSERERRHKHSTEALGRLKKLLESPYFARIDFAEEGQPAERVYLGIASLLDNQDEEFLVYDWRAPISNLYYDNMPGPASYKTPAGEMEGELTLKRQFSIRDGQIRFMFDTGVTIGDELLQAVLSRSSDAQMKSIVATIQKEQNRIIRDDRSRMLIVQGAAGSGKTSAALQRVAYLLYKYRDRLRADQVVLFSPNPMFNSYVSTVLPELGEENMLQATLQEYLERRLGREFQLEDPFEQLEYVLSASSQPGYEARMEGIRFKSSKTFLQAITGYKAYLEQEGMRFKPIRFQGREVVPLEEMVHKFYGFDASVRLANRLELLRDWMLKELARFGKEECSAPWVDQQMDLMEPEDYQRAYNRMRRKSKNKGHTFDDFTREREILARMVVSDRLKPLRKWIKALRFVDTTRLYGELFLNETLLSQLANHAELPDSWSEISRQTLDRMQAGELAYEDVTPFLYLRELMLGFRSNSHIRHVFIDEAQDYSPFQLAFFKRLFPQAKMTALGDFNQAIYAHASVLQDAEPLYELYGAEQTEMISLTRSYRSTQEIVEFTRGMVAGGEHIVPFNRKGEKPRVTEVRSRETLYRLIVGNITELLAEGYESVAVICKNAGESATAYEALEGELPVKPRLIKKTTPAFEKGVHIIPAYLAKGVEFDAVLIYDGSAEQYQRESERKLFYTACTRAMHLLHIYTIGEITPFVSSQVSDTYTRKVEESDPVL from the coding sequence ATGCCAGTGGCTACTGAGCAGCAATGGAACGAGGAACAACGGAGAGTAGAGGACGTGACTGCTGTCATTAGCGGGCGAATTCGGAAGCTGGAGACGGAGGTTGGCTCTGTACGCGGAGATGTCGTAGATATGCGTAAAGACTTTTGGGATGAGGTAACGATCAACTTTAGTGAGGCGGATGATGTGGGAGAGACATCCACCAGTTTACGTCAGCAATCTGAAATTCTGTCGGAACGGGAGCGCAGGCACAAGCATTCTACAGAGGCGCTAGGTCGTTTGAAAAAGCTGCTGGAATCACCGTATTTTGCACGTATTGATTTTGCTGAGGAAGGGCAGCCCGCAGAGCGTGTTTATCTGGGGATTGCTTCCCTGCTGGATAATCAGGATGAGGAATTTCTGGTCTACGACTGGCGTGCGCCGATTTCCAATCTCTATTACGATAATATGCCGGGTCCCGCTTCCTATAAGACTCCAGCAGGGGAAATGGAAGGAGAACTGACGCTCAAGCGCCAATTCTCGATCCGAGATGGACAGATTCGTTTTATGTTCGATACAGGGGTAACGATTGGAGACGAGCTGCTACAGGCGGTGCTGAGTCGCAGCTCGGATGCTCAGATGAAAAGTATCGTGGCAACCATCCAAAAGGAGCAGAATCGCATCATTCGTGATGATCGAAGCCGGATGCTTATCGTACAGGGGGCGGCAGGAAGCGGCAAAACATCTGCTGCGCTCCAGAGAGTAGCCTATTTGCTGTATAAGTACCGTGACCGCTTGCGCGCGGATCAGGTAGTGCTATTTTCGCCCAATCCGATGTTTAACAGCTATGTTTCGACGGTATTACCTGAATTGGGTGAGGAAAACATGCTCCAGGCGACGCTTCAGGAGTATTTGGAGCGTCGGCTGGGCCGGGAGTTTCAATTGGAAGACCCTTTTGAGCAGCTGGAATATGTATTGTCGGCATCTTCACAGCCGGGGTATGAGGCCAGAATGGAAGGCATCCGCTTTAAGTCGTCCAAGACGTTTTTGCAAGCCATTACCGGATACAAGGCGTATTTGGAGCAGGAGGGTATGCGTTTTAAACCGATCCGGTTTCAAGGGCGCGAGGTGGTTCCATTGGAGGAAATGGTGCATAAGTTTTATGGGTTTGATGCTTCGGTTCGGCTGGCGAATCGGCTGGAGCTGCTTCGGGATTGGATGCTCAAGGAGCTGGCCCGTTTCGGTAAAGAGGAATGCTCCGCTCCATGGGTTGATCAGCAGATGGACCTGATGGAACCTGAGGATTACCAGCGTGCTTATAATCGCATGCGGCGTAAATCCAAGAATAAAGGCCATACCTTTGACGATTTTACACGTGAACGGGAAATATTGGCGCGAATGGTGGTCAGTGACCGCTTGAAGCCTTTGCGTAAATGGATCAAAGCACTTCGCTTTGTGGACACGACCCGCTTATATGGCGAGTTGTTCCTGAATGAGACGCTACTGAGCCAGCTGGCCAATCACGCCGAGCTGCCCGATAGCTGGAGTGAAATCAGCCGTCAAACGCTGGATCGGATGCAGGCCGGGGAACTGGCATATGAGGACGTGACACCATTTTTATATCTGCGTGAGCTGATGTTGGGCTTCCGTTCCAATAGCCATATCCGTCATGTGTTTATTGATGAAGCACAGGACTATTCACCCTTCCAATTGGCTTTTTTCAAACGCTTGTTTCCACAGGCTAAAATGACCGCGCTGGGCGATTTTAATCAGGCGATCTATGCGCATGCTTCTGTCCTTCAGGATGCGGAGCCTCTCTATGAGCTGTATGGAGCGGAACAAACCGAGATGATTTCCCTGACACGCAGCTACCGCTCGACACAGGAAATTGTGGAGTTTACCCGGGGAATGGTGGCTGGAGGCGAGCATATTGTACCGTTTAACCGCAAGGGTGAGAAGCCTCGTGTTACGGAGGTACGTTCGCGTGAAACGCTGTATCGTCTGATCGTCGGGAACATCACGGAATTGCTGGCAGAGGGTTATGAATCCGTGGCAGTGATCTGCAAAAATGCCGGAGAAAGTGCGACAGCTTATGAAGCGCTCGAAGGAGAGTTGCCCGTGAAGCCAAGGCTGATCAAGAAGACAACCCCGGCTTTTGAAAAGGGAGTCCATATCATTCCGGCTTACCTGGCAAAAGGCGTGGAATTTGATGCGGTCCTGATCTATGACGGTTCAGCGGAGCAATATCAGCGTGAAAGTGAGCGCAAGCTGTTCTACACTGCCTGTACACGGGCTATGCATTTGCTACACATCTATACGATAGGCGAAATTACACCGTTCGTGAGTTCGCAGGTATCGGATACGTATACCCGTAAAGTGGAAGAAAGTGATCCTGTTCTGTAA
- a CDS encoding adenine deaminase C-terminal domain-containing protein, translated as MDMKSVFQRAPLADCVPELVATARGERKASLVIRGGTLVNVVSGELLPGMSIAVQGSRIAYVGRDVSHTIGEDTVIIEAEGRYMAPGLLDGHCHIESTQLTVTEFAKAVLPLGVTGGFFDPHEISNVLGLKGLRLMLDEARTTPLAAYMQVASCVPSTGPELETTGASFGPAEVEEALSWGPDMIGLGEVMNFPGVVYGDDVMIGEIQATLRAGKVADGHFTWASDDWRLPVYAAAGITGDHECVTPEDVAERIRLGMYAKMRQGSAWHDVAETIRASTEMGLDTRRMMLVTDDRSAESLLHEGQMDFVVRHAIAQGVKPVTAFQMATLNTAERFGVARDIGSIIPGAIADIILLDGRLAEVNVTATIAAGQLVAEHGQMVADWEGFVYPAEVMDTVRLGRDLSAADFRIAAPVQEGNVPVRVIRVTENHVDTKEVRMTVPVRNGEVTADPAQDLCKIAVFERHHASGSHAVALVTGVGFTEPAAIAMTVAHDSHNLLVIGNDDELMTQAAKQAVAMRGGVVVVSASGETRFPLPIAGLMSPAPFVEVAAQSESISRALQQSGCVLNNALMTLSLLALVVIPEIRLSDQGLVVIGADGIRKVSIFVEEDIAEA; from the coding sequence ATGGACATGAAGAGTGTATTTCAACGCGCGCCGCTGGCGGACTGTGTACCCGAGCTGGTAGCTACAGCCAGAGGGGAGCGCAAGGCATCGCTGGTTATCCGCGGAGGAACGCTGGTCAATGTGGTATCGGGCGAATTATTACCGGGAATGTCTATTGCTGTGCAGGGCTCCCGTATCGCATACGTCGGTCGGGACGTTAGCCATACCATTGGAGAAGACACCGTGATCATTGAAGCGGAAGGCCGCTATATGGCACCGGGATTACTGGATGGACATTGTCACATCGAAAGCACGCAGCTTACGGTAACCGAGTTTGCAAAAGCGGTGCTGCCGCTGGGCGTGACGGGTGGATTTTTTGACCCGCATGAAATTTCCAATGTTCTCGGTCTGAAAGGGCTTCGCCTGATGCTTGATGAAGCACGTACGACACCGCTGGCTGCTTACATGCAGGTGGCTTCTTGTGTTCCGTCCACAGGGCCGGAACTGGAAACGACAGGGGCCTCCTTCGGCCCGGCGGAAGTCGAGGAAGCCTTAAGCTGGGGCCCGGATATGATCGGGCTGGGCGAAGTTATGAATTTCCCGGGCGTTGTCTATGGAGACGATGTGATGATCGGGGAAATTCAGGCCACGCTGCGCGCGGGCAAGGTGGCGGACGGCCATTTTACATGGGCTTCCGACGATTGGCGGCTGCCAGTATATGCAGCCGCAGGGATTACAGGCGACCACGAATGTGTCACGCCCGAGGATGTAGCCGAGCGTATCCGGCTCGGCATGTATGCCAAAATGCGGCAGGGCTCCGCATGGCATGATGTGGCCGAGACCATCCGCGCCAGCACGGAAATGGGCCTCGACACCCGTCGCATGATGCTGGTGACGGATGACCGCAGCGCGGAATCCTTGCTCCATGAGGGTCAGATGGACTTCGTCGTGCGTCATGCCATTGCGCAGGGCGTCAAGCCCGTGACCGCGTTTCAGATGGCTACGCTGAATACGGCAGAGCGCTTCGGCGTAGCACGGGATATCGGCTCGATTATTCCGGGGGCGATTGCCGATATTATTTTGCTCGATGGCCGTCTGGCCGAAGTGAACGTGACCGCTACGATTGCGGCGGGTCAACTGGTGGCCGAGCACGGCCAAATGGTCGCCGATTGGGAGGGCTTCGTTTATCCTGCGGAAGTGATGGACACGGTCCGTCTGGGACGCGACCTGAGCGCTGCGGATTTCCGCATTGCGGCTCCAGTACAGGAGGGGAACGTACCTGTACGAGTCATTCGTGTCACGGAAAATCACGTGGACACGAAGGAAGTGCGGATGACCGTTCCGGTCCGCAATGGTGAGGTCACGGCAGATCCCGCGCAGGATCTGTGCAAAATAGCCGTCTTCGAGCGGCATCATGCCAGTGGCAGCCATGCGGTGGCACTCGTGACGGGCGTCGGTTTCACCGAGCCTGCTGCCATTGCCATGACTGTGGCGCATGACAGCCACAACCTGCTCGTCATTGGCAACGATGACGAGTTGATGACCCAGGCGGCGAAGCAGGCCGTGGCTATGCGCGGCGGTGTAGTGGTCGTGTCCGCCTCGGGCGAAACGCGCTTCCCGCTGCCTATCGCCGGGCTGATGTCTCCTGCGCCGTTTGTAGAGGTGGCTGCGCAGTCCGAGAGCATCAGCCGGGCACTTCAGCAATCCGGCTGTGTGCTGAACAACGCACTGATGACACTGTCGCTGCTGGCGCTGGTCGTCATCCCCGAAATCCGCCTGTCGGATCAGGGGCTTGTTGTGATCGGAGCAGACGGTATCCGCAAGGTTTCGATCTTCGTCGAAGAGGATATTGCGGAAGCCTGA